The Montipora capricornis isolate CH-2021 chromosome 3, ASM3666992v2, whole genome shotgun sequence genome window below encodes:
- the LOC138041969 gene encoding uncharacterized protein — protein MEVDGQGVSLTGEHSLESAAEVMSVLQFDQRLPNGREDYMKVLRDLGFESNEDGSEQHTQFVFQGQCLILGDANVGKTSLTKSLMGKPFDTKEPGTKDVEISFVDREWNDLDGYNGVTFGNFHRFATSVLARAACYGPGGLEVEFAVNRTKICRIITTSKLFLQLSWVILVILCFAFNPASVPVWFFLFSFAAFLGAHLSEQLDFNIEYRPVYFNLYKILMLIYTTPYFITGLGTVHILTKNCKGLFDCLKAELIPNLNTELGCWDYHFFIFTVLVAKISVNLSLWTLGYFRLWPIFKNRDTEESQPLLPGQKIIAVNSSPTLLHIIPCSLPVLGGFICAYVVAMSTERSILEQNPLAFCTQIVFILQMIHVVISCAHDFQVGGKIKRGVYLVSIIILLFCHENLKCGAFLLLWFYNLFKDREIFCPGLNELMSGVTFIYIERVLMNFTKLKSALDKAFSSLKLKLVDFPGDDEYCAHHIFMRHEAMYVVVFNMANFVNGNFRNMTGKIKRIRFWLESICNKASPKSHIILVGTHRGHVDQYCSKIIDTHLRKYLWHDFGDELVLNKEEQLVYFGIENSLGRDDNGIKNLQREIMLATEKQKATMGKEIPYSWIKIQDAIINLRKNKKAKFCVTKHMFPVSVGNFICSNWSQDTLRYFNAKGLIIYVGQKENPKLSDWILLKPELLVDIVKALVTPLTTQQDGLRRDRTLLHEKGMLTNRLLEKTISRFNEDGMALKSFLEEYDMICPLFYSYKSRSEEEQVTHFVPSLLPISSHKDPQVWVDGPDDKKFYVFFHRFLPEPLFHKLLSRAHMLSKVQFPKGHPLVCSNVGRFWLQPNQPYMLLLLKNEEMIEVTCNSSEGMEPKDVLCHVFHMVDGICWSSFPFAKFHCGPACPSTKCPGYQGDYLTHPGVQSSRSKRRHVFNILPARKKETTCIDSFYCVNKNFWEQMKEWEL, from the exons ATGGAAGTCGATGGGCAAGGAGTTAGTCTAACGGGGGAGCACAGTTTAGAAAGTGCAGCTGAAGTGATGTCAGTGCTGCAGTTTGATCAACGGCTTCCGAATGGACGCGAAGACTACATGAAAGTGTTGAGAGACCTCGGTTTCGAGAGCAACGAAGATGGCAGCGAACAGCACACtcagtttgttttccaaggGCAATGCTTGATTCTGGGGGATGCAAACGTTGGGAAAACAAGTTTAACGAAATCTCTGATGGGGAAACCGTTTGACACCAAAGAACCAGGTACAAAAGATGTCGAAATAAGTTTCGTAGATCGGGAGTGGAATGACCTGGATGGCTACAATGGTGTCACCTTTGGAAACTTTCATCGATTCGCGACATCAGTTTTGGCGCGGGCTGCTTGTTACGGGCCTGGCGGCTTGGAGGTCGAATTCGCAGTCAATCGCACCAAAATCTGCAGGATCATCACAACTTCAAAACTCTTCCTGCAGCTAAGTTGGGTGATTTTAGTCATATTGTGTTTCGCGTTCAATCCTGCGTCGGTAcctgtttggttttttctgttttcctttgCTGCATTTCTTGGAGCTCATTTATCGGAACAACTTGATTTCAACATAGAATACCGACCCGTGTATTTTAATCTTTATAAGATACTAATGCTTATTTACACAACCCCTTATTTTATCACTGGATTGGGAACTGTTCATATCCTCACCAAGAACTGCAAAGGCCTTTTTGATTGTCTCAAGGCGGAATTGATTCCAAATTTGAACACAGAATTGGGATGCTGGGACTatcatttcttcattttcacTGTACTGGTTGCTAAAATTTCGGTTAATCTAAGTCTTTGGACGTTGGGGTATTTTCGTCTCTGGCCGATCTTTAAGAATAGAGACACTGAAGAATCACAACCATTGCTGCCTGGACAGAAAATAATTGCAGTGAATTCTTCGCCCACTTTGCTGCATATCATTCCTTGCTCACTCCCAGTACTTGGCGGCTTTATTTGCGCTTATGTTGTAGCAATGTCAACTGAGAGGTCGATTTTAGAACAAAATCCCTTAGCATTTTGCACCCAAATTGTATTCATCCTTCAAATGATTCATGTAGTTATATCATGTGCTCATGATTTCCAGGTCGGTGGAAAAATAAAACGAGGTGTATACctagtttcaataattattttacttttcTGCCATGAAAACTTGAAATGTGGTGCATTTTTACTCCTATGGTTTTACAATTTGTTCAAGGATAGGGAAATTTTCTGTCCTGGTTTAAACGAACTAATGAGTGGTGTTACGTTCATTTACATAGAGAGAGTGTTAATGAATTTTACCAAGTTGAAAAGTGCTCTGGACAAGGCCTTTTCAAGTCTTAAACTGAAACTTGTAGACTTCCCAGGTGATGATGAATATTGTGCTCATCATATTTTTATGAGACATGAAGCAATGTATGTTGTTGTCTTCAATATGGCAAACTTTGTGAATGGAAACTTCAGAAATATGACaggaaaaatcaaaagaattcGTTTTTGGTTGGAGTCCATCTGCAATAAGGCAAGCCCCAAATCTCACATAATTCTGGTTGGAACACACAGAGGACATGTTGACCAATATTGCTCGAAGATCATTGATACACATCTGCGGAAATATCTCTGGCATGATTTCGGTGATGAGCTTGTGCTAAATAAAGAAGAACAGCTTGTGTATTTTGGCATTGAAAACAGTTTAGGCAGGGATGACAATGGAATAAAAAACCTTCAAAGAGAAATAATGCTAGCAACTGAGAAACAAAAGGCAACAATGGGAAAAGAAATTCCATACTCATGGATTAAAATCCAAGATGCAATCATCAATTTGAGGAAAAATAAGAAGGCAAAGTTTTGTGTAACAAAACACATGTTTCCAGTATCAGTTGGTAACTTTATCTGCAGCAACTGGTCGCAAGACACATTGAGGTACTTTAATGCAAAAGGACTTATAATTTACGTTGGGCAGAAAGAGAATCCAAAGCTTTCTGATTGGATTCTACTGAAGCCTGAGTTACTTGTTGATATCGTCAAAGCATTGGTCACTCCACTGACCACCCAGCAGGATGGACTGAGACGTGACAGGACACTCCTTCATGAAAAGGGAATGTTGACAAATCGTCTGCTGGAGAAAACTATCTCCAGGTTTAATGAGGATGGAATGGCCTTAAAGTCATTTTTGGAGGAGTATGATATGATTTGCCCTTTATTCTACAGCTACAAGAGCAGGAGTGAGGAAGAACAAGTCACACACTTTGTTCCTTCATTATTGCCAATATCATCACATAAAGACCCCCAAGTGTGGGTTGATGGGCCTGACGACAAGAAGTTCTATGTATTCTTCCACCGCTTTCTTCCAGAGCCACTCTTTCATAAACTCTTGTCACGTGCACACATGTTAAGCAAAGTTCAGTTTCCTAAAGGTCATCCACTCGTATGCAGTAATGTTGGCAGGTTCTGGTTGCAGCCAAACCAACCATACATGCTCTTATTACttaagaatgaagaaatgattgAAGTCACCTGTAATAGCAG TGAAGGGATGGAACCAAAAGATGTTCTGTGTCATGTTTTTCACATGGTAGATGGAATCTGTTGGAGTTCCTTCCCCTTTGCCAAGTTTCACTGTGGTCCAGCTTGTCCCTCAACTAAATGTCCTGGCTATCAAGGGGATTATTTAACACACCCAGGTGTACAATCATCAAGATCTAAACGCCGCCATGTGTTTAACATCCTTCCAGCACGCAAGAAAGAGACAACATGTATTGATTCCTTTTATTGTGTCAACAAGAACTTCTGGGAACAAATGAAGGAGTGGGAATTGTAG
- the LOC138041971 gene encoding centrosomal protein POC5-like: MASSEDSVPRISDMDSPGSSVSSSLQREYEELLKYAVVTPKIQVGPSIYDQGVTVKDVAVPSTFSMETNASTGSGSSSLSTTSVTTQSAESDAAEEKVKQLPSTPSIKVSFQGQGSLARDSLLREESVPAAIKTPEVEHESLSSCSPEESPGTTPSASPVIDADLARMEALLDNWCLDLKRNVLAEFAQCKMGLFEKQKQLLLQEKRRHGIEKNKLMNEMESQKELLHTYEQTLSHKDSIVSNITNAIHKQKERNEMLRAFTTWKLRHCDERREGFASKLARRHYNHMLQSRAWSAWRSVIESRWKQRVEKACQAKAQDVCVKLTEDYENRLQTATRELEMARNEIARLHAERERYEETMKKAFMRGVCALNLEAMSMFREGEEGGRRPPPPAAAAAANGRGGILSDAEDQPRHQPPLPTVTTSGPSDVTQHQSFSHALPRQRPATERPGHQGGKTVTVKAVCRSDIQNQRGGAGLVGSQGPVSSVLIQKHSSEQGISGAPPVRHPHGQRAPPTRTTSSTRTSRGPSVQTVHTTPVKVVH, encoded by the exons atggcTTCTTCCGAGGACTCTGTTCCTAGAATTTCTGACATGGATTCACCAGGAAGTTCTGTGTCTTCTTCCCTGCAGAGAGAGTATGAAGAACTTTTGAAATACGCGGTAGTGACCCCGAAGATTCAAGTTGGTCCGAGTATTTATGACCAAGGTGTGACCGTGAAAGATGTCGCTGTTCCTTCTACGTTTTCCATGGAAACGAACGCTAGCACTGGAAGCGGTTCGTCGTCCTTAAGTACCACCTCTGTAACGACGCAGAGTGCTGAATCAGATGCTGCTGAAGAAAAGGTTAAACAACTTCCAAGTACCCCATCAATAAAAGTTTCATTTCAAGGACAGGGATCCTTAGCAAGAGATTCTCTTCTTCGAGAAG AATCAGTTCCTGCAGCAATCAAAACGCCCGAGGTTGAGCATGAATCCTTGTCATCATGCTCCCCTGAGGAGTCACCAGGCACAACTCCATCTGCTTCTCCTGTGATAGATGCTGATTTGGCGAGAATGGAGGCATTACTGGATAACTGGTGCTTGGATCTCAAGAGAAATGTACTG GCTGAATTTGCACAATGCAAGATGGGTCTTTTTGAAAAGCAAAAGCAACTTCTGCTGCAGGAGAAAAGAAG GCATGGCATTGAAAAGAACAAACTAATGAATGAGATGGAAAGTCAAAAAGAGTTGCTACACACTTACGAACAGACCTTGTCGCACAAAGActccattgtttcaaatatcACAAATGCGATTCATAAACAG aaagagagaaatgaaatgCTGAGGGCTTTTACTACGTGGAAATTACGACATTGTGATGAAAGACGAGAG GGTTTTGCTTCCAAACTTGCCAGGAGACACTACAATCACATGCTTCAATCTAGGGCTTGGAGTGCATGGCGGTCCGTTATTGAATCCCGATGGAAACAGAGAGTAGAGAAGGCTTGTCAG GCGAAAGCTCAAGATGTGTGTGTCAAATTGACCGAAGATTACGAAAATCGTCTTCAAACG GCAACACGTGAGCTGGAGATGGCGCGGAATGAAATTGCCCGTCTTCACGCTGAGAGGGAGAGATATGAAGAAACCATGAAAAAAGCTTTCATGCGGGGAGTGTGTGCTCTGAATTTAGAAGCCATGAGTATGTTTAGAGAAGGAGAAGAGGGTGGAAGAAGGCCACCCCCACCTGCGGCGGCTGCTGCTGCGAACGGCAGAGGCGGAATCTTGTCAG ACGCAGAAGACCAACCGCGTCATCAACCTCCTTTGCCGACTGTCACGACATCTGGGCCATCGGATGTCACTCAACACCAGTCGTTTTCTCATGCTTTACCCAGGCAAAGACCAGCGACAGAAAGACCAGGGCATCAAGGCGGAAAGACTGTTACAGTTAAAGCTGTGTGCCGATCAGATATTCAGAATCAAAGGGGAGGTGCAG GTCTCGTCGGCAGCCAAGGACCAGTTAGTTCAGTTCTCATTCAGAAGCATTCGTCAGAGCAAGGCATTTCGGGGGCACCTCCAGTTCGCCACCCTCATGGTCAGCGTGCACCACCAACCCGCACAACTAGCAGCACGAGGACATCGCGTGGACCCTCTGTTCAAACTGTGCACACAACCCCCGTTAAAGTTGTACATTAA